Proteins from a genomic interval of Zingiber officinale cultivar Zhangliang chromosome 2A, Zo_v1.1, whole genome shotgun sequence:
- the LOC122041274 gene encoding pentatricopeptide repeat-containing protein At5g15280, mitochondrial-like yields MRGKPSRSLLRRLLEQSSLLLLPRSPAFFHSHDRLRCHGCRPPRKCHQVWLSYPFSTCCASKPRSIPSPNAANSVRSGSGEVELGPILHIGIGKSVLSRCSFLWAKKTDTFVEESSLQDILKVYGDLAPERTRRFWRASELRPADFLEILLGFGDGDLSLRQVDFLWKLFRWAERQTPGFNHLPRSYEAMVLFLTGAHKYEDAESLLLEAESNEIWFNSVPLFSIIIQGYAEYGKSEKSLALFDKVRERGIIPSPSTYQALLSLFTKHKKIELATKVYWDMVEVGLASYSEDCILNTIVDGLTNSNKILEALTLLRKLRSLGITASNSALSSVALGFCKKKDFEDMITFLDEWRHAPEICICNKIISSLCLGMGAQQSWSFVQRMEHFGFKPDSTTFSILAYHSCRNRKLKDGFVSLSECLSRGLAPNTYIYNALISGIFKKGLHRHAKDIFEDMLERGIMPNHMTFRILLAGYCKFRKFDKVKEVLSDMKNRCLISLDPLDDTLSKALMFLGLDRLDVKVKRDNNVGISRSEFFDCLGNGLYLDTDIEDYETSLERILDDSIFPDFDYCLMRKNDNVDLQIALGVKDELIQWGQNLSYSTYANLLRCLAASQDHLKQAVGLLRDMPDLFEQLDGETLNLLLQMLSKNGMVDTAMFILRRMFNRDVMVESQSFMMLIVGVCKERDIDGLKECCNLILKCSWSPESKSIKPLFNSLCKWGLIEEVLQLFDRLIENYPEMVSFLSIRLLKELCMTGYTSVGCVLMEELSQRTILMDVTAYQYLGMGFLKEKHLSESLGMLDILHSKNMAFSINVYQNFVRVLLKFGRIDEGFALKQSLLTKKPDSAIVTCSILLSELCRTRKLNVASSQLQEMLLGGIFPYDTAFNALLRMYCLSNNLREARGILGIMVRVHGNLSILGYRSLVRQMLLNGLMSCAIRLKDLILHKDRSLQLCLYNILIFYLFQTGQLSVEALNTMIYKGWKPSNRSMRIVVCYLCKDGKLGKALELSKVMEHNKWKHGSVVQNTLAVSLIRCGSLSEAELLLDRLDKKGLIPMKIDYNSLVLHFCLHGRIKKAVELLNVMLKKGNVPSDTSYNSIILRFCHCKTFDQALDFFVEMLHKNILPSEESRYALVNGLCENGRTDDARNLLRSMLQFSLPPTYNMYNRVLNSFRLSDNLDKASELLNEMQLAGHSPNFETHWSIIRNLDIESDNDNVKNILAGILSGSQVPVKNSKRKGS; encoded by the exons ATGCGGGGAAAGCCCTCGCGATCTCTCCTCCGCCGTTTACTCGAGCAGtcgtctcttcttcttcttcctcgctcTCCCGCGTTCTTCCATTCCCATGATCGTCTCAGATGTCATGGTTGTCGGCCACCGAGGAAGTGCCACCAGGTTTGGCTCTCGTACCCCTTCTCAACTTGTTGTGCTTCAAAGCCTAGATCGATTCCATCCCCAAATGCGGCGAACAGTGTTAGGAGTGGCAGTGGTGAGGTTGAATTGGGACCGATATTGCATATCGGTATCGGGAAATCTGTTCTCTCTAGGTGTTCTTTCCTGTGGGCGAAAAAAACTGACACCTTTGTGGAGGAATCGTCTTTGCAAGACATCCTCAAGGTATATGGAGATCTGGCCCCtgagagaactcgccgtttctgGAGAGCTTCGGAACTGAGACCTGCAGATTTCCTTGAAATTCTTCTGGGTTTTGGAGATGGCGATTTGAGTTTGAGACAGGTTGATTTTTTGTGGAAGTTGTTCAGATGGGCTGAGAGACAGACTCCAGGTTTTAATCACCTTCCCAGGTCTTATGAAGCCATGGTTTTGTTTCTCACGGGAGCTCACAAATATGAAGATGCAGAATCCTTACTTCTAGAAGCTGAATCAAACGAGATTTGGTTTAACTCTGTCCCACTGTTTAGCATCATAATTCAAGGCTATGCTGAATATGGAAAATCAGAGAAGTCATTGGCTCTGTTCGACAAAGTCAGAGAGAGGGGTATAATACCATCGCCATCAACTTATCAAGCTCTTTTAAGCCTTTTTACAAAACATAAGAAAATTGAGTTGGCTACAAAAGTGTATTGGGATATGGTTGAGGTTGGTTTAGCATCATATTCTGAAGACTGCATCCTGAATACCATTGTTGATGGACTGACAAATAGCAACAAAATCCTTGAGGCCTTAACCTTGCTCAGGAAGCTGAGGAGTTTGGGTATCACAGCGAGCAATTCCGCTCTTTCATCAGTTGCTTTAGGATTCTGCAAAAAGAAGGATTTTGAAGATATGATAACCTTTCTAGATGAGTGGAGGCATGCTCCTGAAATTTGTATTTGCAACAAAATAATTTCTTCATTGTGCTTAGGTATGGGAGCACAACAATCATGGTCCTTCGTGCAAAGAATGGAACACTTTGGCTTCAAGCCAGATTCGACTACCTTTAGTATCCTTGCTTATCATAGTTGTAGGAACAGAAAGCTGAAGGATGGATTTGTTTCTCTCTCAGAATGCTTGTCCAGAGGTTTAGCACCGAATACCTACATTTATAATGCCCTTATTAGTGGGATCTTTAAGAAGGGATTGCATAGACATGCTAAAGATATCTTTGAGGACATGCTAGAAAGAGGTATAATGCCAAATCATATGACATTCAGAATTTTGTTGGCTGGCTATtgtaaatttagaaaatttgacAAAGTTAAAGAGGTCCTCTCCGATATGAAGAATCGCTGCTTGATTTCTCTGGATCCCCTAGATGATACACTCTCTAAGGCCTTAATGTTTCTAGGACTTGATCGCTTGGATGTAAAAGTAAAGCGAGATAATAATGTTGGAATTTCTCGATCTGAATTCTTTGACTGTCTTGGCAACGGATTATATTTAGATACTGATATAGAGGATTATGAAACTTCCTTGGAAAGGATCCTTGATGACTCTATATTTCCTGATTTTGATTATTGTTTAATGCGGAAAAATGACAATGTTGATTTACAGATCGCACTTGGAGTAAAAGATGAATTAATCCAATGGGGACAGAACCTTTCATATTCTACCTATGCTAATTTATTAAGATGCCTTGCTGCTAGCCAAGACCACCTAAAACAAGCTGTTGGTCTGCTTCGTGATATGCCAGACTTATTTGAACAGCTTGATGGTGAAACTCTTAATTTGCTCCTGCAAATGCTCAGCAAAAATGGAATGGTAGACACTGCAATGTTTATTTTAAGGAGGATGTTTAACAGAGATGTGATGGTGGAGAGTCAATCTTTTATGATGCTCATTGTTGGAGTATGCAAAGAAAGGGACATTGATGGACTCAAAGAATGCTGCAACCTTATTCTAAAATGCTCGTGGTCACCAGAATCCAAGAGCATTAAGCCTCTTTTCAACTCTTTGTGCAAGTGGGGATTGATTGAAGAAGTTCTACAGCTTTTTGATAGGTTAATTGAGAACTATCCTGAAATGGTTTCATTTTTATCTATCAGGCTTCTGAAGGAATTATGCATGACAGGCTATACAAGTGTTGGTTGTGTGTTGATGGAGGAACTTTCTCAGAGAACTATACTCATGGATGTCACAGCCTATCAATATCTAGGTATGGGTTTCTTGAAGGAGAAGCATCTTTCTGAGTCACTAGGAATGTTGGACATATTACATAGCAAGAACATGGCCTTTTCTATAAATGTTTACCAGAACTTTGTACGAGTATTACTTAAGTTTGGCAGAATTGATGAAGGATTTGCTCTTAAGCAATCTTTGCTGACCAAGAAACCTGACAGTGCTATTGTTACTTGCAGCATTCTTCTGAGTGAGTTATGCAGAACAAGAAAACTGAATGTTGCTTCATCTCAATTGCAAGAGATGCTTCTGGGTGGAATATTTCCATATGATACTGCTTTCAATGCACTTTTACGAATGTATTGCTTGTCAAATAATTTACGGGAAGCACGTGGTATACTTGGTATCATGGTAAGAGTACATGGTAACCTATCTATTTTAGGATACCGGAGTCTTGTAAGGCAGATGCTCTTGAATGGTCTGATGTCTTGTGCTATCCGACTCAAGGATCTGATCCTGCATAAAGACAGATCTCTACAACTGTGCTTGTATAACATtttgatattttatctctttcaaACAG GTCAGCTATCAGTTGAAGCACTTAATACAATGATTTACAAGGGCTGGAAGCCCAGCAATCGGAGCATGAGAATAGTCGTGTGTTATTTATGCAAGGATGGCAAACTTGGAAAAGCATTAGAATTGAGCAAAGTGATGGAACATAATAAATGGAAGCATGGTTCTGTAGTCCAGAACACACTTGCTGTGTCCCTTATTAGATGTGGTAGCCTTTCTGAAGCTGAACTTCTCTTGGACAGATTAGATAAAAAGGGTCTGATTCCCATGAAAATTGATTACAATTCTCTGGTTCTGCATTTTTGCTTGCACGGTAGAATAAAGAAAGCAGTTGAACTGCTGAATGTGATGCTTAAAAAGGGCAACGTTCCAAGTGACACAAGTTATAACTCAATAATTCTCAGATTTTGCCATTGTAAAACATTTGACCAAGCACTTGATTTCTTTGTTGAAATGCTGCATAAGAACATTCTGCCTAGTGAGGAGTCTCGTTATGCTCTAGTGAATGGTCTTTGTGAGAACGGAAGGACTGATGATGCACGGAATTTACTAAGAAGTATGCTTCAATTCAGCCTTCCTCCAACTTACAACATGTATAACCGCGTTCTTAATAGTTTCCGTCTTAGTGACAACCTAGACAAAGCATCAGAGCTTCTGAATGAAATGCAATTGGCTGGACACTCTCCTAATTTTGAGACTCATTGGTCCATTATAAGAAATTTGGATATAGAAAGTGACAATGATAATGTTAAGAATATTTTAGCTGGTATACTTTCTGGGAGTCAAGTTCCTGTAAAGAATTCCAAGAGAAAGGGTTCTTGA